The Gymnogyps californianus isolate 813 chromosome 5, ASM1813914v2, whole genome shotgun sequence genome contains a region encoding:
- the TALDO1 gene encoding transaldolase isoform X1 has translation MSVSPVKRQKMESVLDQLKHHTTVVADTGDFNAIDEYKPLDATTNPSLILAAAQMPAYQELVDDAVAYGKKLGGSEEEQIKNACDKLFVLFGAEILKRIPGRVSTEVDARLSFDKEGMIQRARRLIDLYKEAGIGKDRILIKLSSTWEGIQAGKVLEAEYGIHCNMTLLFSFAQAVACAEAGVTLISPFVGRILDWYVANGDKKTYEPSEDPGVKSVTKIYNYYKKFGYKTIVMGASFRNTGEIKALTGCDYLTISPKLLAELSKEYVKLTPTLSVKEAQACELEKIHLDEKAFRWHHNEDQMAVEKLSDGIRKFAADAIKLERMLKERMFSAENGK, from the exons ATGTCGGTGTCCCCCGTGAAGCGGCAGAAGATGGAGTCGGTGCTGGACCAGCTCAAGCACCACACCACCGTGGTGGCCGACACCGGGGACTTCAACG CAATTGATGAGTACAAGCCCCTGGATGCCACCACAAACCCATCTCTGATACTAGCTGCTGCTCAGATGCCAGCTTACCAGGAACTTGTGGATGATGCTGTTGCCTACGGCAAAAAACTTGGCGG GTCAGAAGAGGAACAGATCAAAAATGCTTGTGACAAACTTTTTGTATTATTTGGAGCTGAAATATTGAAGAGGATACCTGGCCGTGTGTCCACAGAAGTAGATGCAAG GTTGTCCTTTGATAAGGAAGGAATGATTCAAAGGGCCAGGCGCCTCATTGACCTTTATAAGGAAGCAGGAATTGGTAAAGATCGTATTCTCATAAAGCTCTCCTCAACGTGGGAAGGAATCCAGGCTGGCAA GGTTCTGGAAGCAGAGTATGGGATCCACTGCAACATGACCTTGCTGTTCTCCTTTGCTCAGGCAGTGGCCTGTGCTGAAGCTGGAGTTACTCTGATTTCCCCATTCGTAGGACGTATCCTGGATTGGTATGTTGCAAATGGAGATAAGAAAACCTATGAGCCTTCAGAGGATCCAG GAGTGAAGAGTGTCACTAAGATCTATAACTACTACAAAAAGTTTGGCTACAAAACTATTGTGATGGGTGCTTCGTTTCGAAacacaggagaaataaaagcGCTTACAGGCTGTGACTATCTCACTATTTCGCCCAAGCTTTTGGCAGAGCTCAGCAAAGAGTATGTCAAGTTAACTCCCACACTCAGTGTAAAAGAGG CTCAGGCATGTGAGCTTGAGAAGATCCACCTGGATGAGAAGGCATTCCGCTGGCACCATAATGAAGACCAAATGGCTGTGGAGAAATTATCTGATGGGATCAGAAAATTTGCTGCAGATGCAATTAAACTGGAGAGGATGTTAAAG GAGCGAATGTTCAGTGCTGAAAATGGAAAgtag
- the TALDO1 gene encoding transaldolase isoform X2: protein MPAYQELVDDAVAYGKKLGGSEEEQIKNACDKLFVLFGAEILKRIPGRVSTEVDARLSFDKEGMIQRARRLIDLYKEAGIGKDRILIKLSSTWEGIQAGKVLEAEYGIHCNMTLLFSFAQAVACAEAGVTLISPFVGRILDWYVANGDKKTYEPSEDPGVKSVTKIYNYYKKFGYKTIVMGASFRNTGEIKALTGCDYLTISPKLLAELSKEYVKLTPTLSVKEAQACELEKIHLDEKAFRWHHNEDQMAVEKLSDGIRKFAADAIKLERMLKERMFSAENGK, encoded by the exons ATGCCAGCTTACCAGGAACTTGTGGATGATGCTGTTGCCTACGGCAAAAAACTTGGCGG GTCAGAAGAGGAACAGATCAAAAATGCTTGTGACAAACTTTTTGTATTATTTGGAGCTGAAATATTGAAGAGGATACCTGGCCGTGTGTCCACAGAAGTAGATGCAAG GTTGTCCTTTGATAAGGAAGGAATGATTCAAAGGGCCAGGCGCCTCATTGACCTTTATAAGGAAGCAGGAATTGGTAAAGATCGTATTCTCATAAAGCTCTCCTCAACGTGGGAAGGAATCCAGGCTGGCAA GGTTCTGGAAGCAGAGTATGGGATCCACTGCAACATGACCTTGCTGTTCTCCTTTGCTCAGGCAGTGGCCTGTGCTGAAGCTGGAGTTACTCTGATTTCCCCATTCGTAGGACGTATCCTGGATTGGTATGTTGCAAATGGAGATAAGAAAACCTATGAGCCTTCAGAGGATCCAG GAGTGAAGAGTGTCACTAAGATCTATAACTACTACAAAAAGTTTGGCTACAAAACTATTGTGATGGGTGCTTCGTTTCGAAacacaggagaaataaaagcGCTTACAGGCTGTGACTATCTCACTATTTCGCCCAAGCTTTTGGCAGAGCTCAGCAAAGAGTATGTCAAGTTAACTCCCACACTCAGTGTAAAAGAGG CTCAGGCATGTGAGCTTGAGAAGATCCACCTGGATGAGAAGGCATTCCGCTGGCACCATAATGAAGACCAAATGGCTGTGGAGAAATTATCTGATGGGATCAGAAAATTTGCTGCAGATGCAATTAAACTGGAGAGGATGTTAAAG GAGCGAATGTTCAGTGCTGAAAATGGAAAgtag